One stretch of Amycolatopsis sp. NBC_00345 DNA includes these proteins:
- a CDS encoding WS/DGAT/MGAT family O-acyltransferase, giving the protein MPLMPVTDSMFLLVETREHPMHVGGLQLFRKPEDAGDNYLRDLRRSMLDSDNMRSVFRRRPSRPVNTLGHVSWSTDAELELDYHFRHSALPQPGRIRELLELTSRWHSTLLDRHRPLWETHLIEGLQDGRFAVYTKVHHALMDGVSALRHLQGTLSDDPNDLDCPPPWGTRQTESKHNGKAPATFLETAGKTFGQVAGIAPAAAKVAREAFREHTLTLPMQAPKTMLNVPIGGARRFAAQSWSLDRVKAIATAAGVSRNDVVLAMCSGALRDYLIEQSALPDAPLIAMVPVSLRRKADAGEAAGNNIGALLCNLGTDLTDPALRLAAVHTSMRNGKKLFSELTPLQTLLLSGINVAQLGVSPVPGIVNNTRPPFNLVISNVPGPRKQMYWNGATLDGIYPASVLLDGQALNITLTSNGDNLDFGITGCRRSVPHLQRILTHLDTALAELEGATGVK; this is encoded by the coding sequence ATGCCGTTGATGCCTGTGACCGACTCGATGTTCCTCTTGGTCGAGACCCGCGAGCACCCGATGCACGTCGGCGGCCTCCAGCTCTTCCGCAAGCCCGAGGACGCGGGTGACAACTACCTGCGGGACCTGCGCCGCAGCATGCTCGACTCGGACAACATGCGCAGCGTCTTCCGGCGGCGGCCGAGCCGTCCGGTGAACACCCTCGGTCACGTCTCCTGGTCCACCGACGCGGAGCTGGAACTCGACTACCACTTCCGCCACTCCGCGCTGCCCCAGCCGGGCCGCATCCGCGAGCTGCTGGAACTCACCTCACGCTGGCACAGCACCCTGCTCGACCGGCACCGGCCGCTCTGGGAAACCCACCTCATCGAGGGCCTGCAGGACGGGCGGTTCGCCGTCTACACCAAGGTCCACCACGCGCTGATGGACGGCGTCTCCGCGCTGCGCCACCTCCAGGGCACCCTCTCCGACGACCCGAACGACCTCGACTGCCCGCCGCCGTGGGGCACCCGCCAGACGGAGAGCAAGCACAACGGCAAGGCGCCGGCCACGTTCCTGGAGACCGCGGGCAAGACGTTCGGCCAGGTCGCCGGGATCGCGCCGGCCGCGGCGAAAGTCGCGCGCGAGGCCTTCCGCGAGCACACCCTGACGCTGCCGATGCAGGCGCCGAAGACGATGCTGAACGTGCCGATCGGCGGCGCCCGGCGGTTCGCAGCACAGTCCTGGTCGCTGGACCGGGTCAAGGCGATCGCGACGGCGGCCGGCGTCTCGCGCAACGACGTGGTGCTGGCCATGTGCTCCGGCGCCCTGCGCGATTACCTGATCGAGCAGAGCGCGCTGCCGGACGCGCCGCTGATCGCGATGGTGCCGGTCTCGCTGCGCCGGAAGGCCGACGCCGGCGAGGCCGCGGGGAACAACATCGGCGCGCTGTTGTGCAACCTGGGCACCGACCTGACGGACCCGGCACTGCGGCTGGCGGCCGTGCACACGTCCATGCGCAACGGGAAAAAACTGTTCTCGGAGCTGACCCCGCTGCAGACGCTGCTGCTGTCCGGCATCAACGTGGCCCAGCTGGGCGTCTCACCGGTGCCCGGGATCGTCAACAACACCCGGCCGCCGTTCAACCTGGTGATCTCCAACGTGCCCGGGCCACGCAAGCAGATGTACTGGAACGGCGCAACGCTCGACGGGATCTACCCGGCGTCGGTGCTGCTGGACGGGCAGGCGCTCAACATCACGCTGACCAGCAACGGCGACAACCTGGACTTCGGGATCACCGGATGCCGCCGGAGTGTGCCGCACCTGCAGCGGATCCTGACGCACCTCGACACCGCGCTGGCGGAGCTGGAAGGAGCCACCGGGGTGAAGTGA
- a CDS encoding aldo/keto reductase, translated as MRTTILGRSGLEVSRIAFGTWQLGGQWGAFDEDTAIAAIRHARELDVTLFDTAQAYGSGQSEALLGKALSHELKNDRDSVVIATKGGTKPRSERARDSRREWLTKGVDDSLRLLGVDHIDLYQIHWPDSLTPAADVAETLQGFVDAGKIRHAGVSNYNAAQLADFDETRPVETLQPPYHLFRRGIETDPLPYAREHNIGVLAYSPLASGLLTGTLTADTVFEESDWRSRSSAFLGENLRHNLEIVDKLAAFAAERGISVSQLAIAWTLAQPGIHTAIVGARKPHNIEQSTAAADVDLTPEDLAEITRIIADAIQVGGASPEGIA; from the coding sequence ATGCGTACGACGATTCTGGGCCGCAGCGGCCTTGAGGTTTCGAGGATCGCCTTCGGCACCTGGCAGCTCGGCGGGCAGTGGGGCGCCTTCGACGAGGACACGGCGATCGCCGCCATCCGGCACGCGCGTGAGCTGGACGTGACCCTCTTCGACACCGCTCAGGCCTACGGTTCCGGCCAGTCCGAGGCCCTGCTGGGCAAGGCGCTGAGCCACGAACTGAAGAACGACCGTGACAGCGTGGTCATCGCGACGAAGGGTGGTACGAAGCCCCGTTCGGAACGCGCGCGCGATTCCCGTCGCGAATGGCTGACGAAGGGCGTGGACGACAGCCTGCGCTTGCTGGGCGTCGACCACATCGACCTGTACCAGATCCACTGGCCCGACTCGCTGACTCCGGCGGCCGACGTCGCCGAAACGCTGCAGGGGTTCGTGGACGCCGGGAAGATCCGCCACGCCGGCGTGTCCAACTACAACGCCGCGCAGCTCGCGGACTTCGACGAGACGCGACCCGTGGAGACCCTGCAGCCGCCCTACCACCTCTTCCGCCGCGGGATCGAAACCGATCCGCTGCCTTACGCGCGCGAGCACAACATCGGCGTCCTCGCCTACAGCCCGCTGGCCAGTGGGCTGCTGACCGGCACCCTGACCGCCGACACGGTCTTCGAAGAGTCCGATTGGCGGTCCCGTTCCTCGGCCTTCCTGGGCGAGAACCTGCGCCACAACCTGGAGATCGTCGACAAGCTGGCCGCCTTCGCCGCGGAACGGGGCATTTCGGTGAGCCAGCTGGCCATCGCCTGGACCCTGGCGCAGCCCGGCATCCACACCGCGATCGTCGGCGCCCGCAAACCACACAACATCGAACAGAGCACCGCGGCCGCGGACGTCGACCTGACGCCCGAAGACCTGGCCGAGATCACCCGCATCATCGCCGACGCGATCCAGGTCGGCGGCGCCAGCCCGGAGGGCATCGCCTGA
- a CDS encoding MFS transporter yields the protein MSLLEPLRQRSFRALVTGRTLATFANAVAPVALAFAVLDLTGSAADLGLVVGARSIANLALLLFGGVLADRLPRSVIMQGTEVAAGVTQGALAVSVLCGFASIPLLVGLSLVNGAVSAISLPAAAAITSQTVPRTLLSQANALLRLLSNTGRIAGAGAAGVVVAAAGSGWAVAVNALLFFGAAAAYRGIRLPRGARAKAGHPIADLIAGWHEFRSRAWVWIVVVQFAFVNAAGLGTLMVIGPVVADETFGRSGWGLALAMSTAGALVGGLIAARWQPRRALFAGVVLVTVEALPVLSLGLWPALIPLLVAMLLAGLSMEQFSVVWDVSLQENVPEDRLARVYSYDMVGSIVAVPVGQIAAGPLVEQFGREPVLLTCGALIVVSTLLALCSRQIRGLVRRDPVSSGALAGS from the coding sequence ATGAGCCTCCTGGAACCCTTACGGCAGCGCAGCTTCCGCGCGCTGGTGACCGGCCGCACTCTCGCCACCTTCGCCAACGCCGTGGCCCCCGTCGCACTCGCTTTCGCGGTACTGGACCTCACCGGTTCGGCGGCCGACCTCGGCCTGGTGGTCGGCGCGCGCTCGATCGCGAACCTCGCGCTGCTGCTGTTCGGTGGTGTGCTCGCGGACCGGCTGCCCCGGTCGGTGATCATGCAGGGCACGGAGGTCGCGGCGGGCGTCACGCAGGGCGCGCTCGCGGTGAGTGTCCTTTGTGGATTCGCGTCGATCCCGCTGCTGGTCGGGCTGAGCCTGGTCAACGGCGCGGTGTCCGCGATCTCGCTGCCCGCCGCGGCGGCCATCACCTCGCAGACCGTGCCGCGCACGCTGCTCAGCCAGGCCAACGCGCTGCTGCGGCTGCTGTCCAACACTGGCCGCATCGCGGGCGCGGGCGCCGCGGGCGTGGTGGTCGCGGCCGCGGGGTCCGGCTGGGCGGTGGCGGTGAACGCGCTGCTGTTCTTCGGGGCCGCGGCGGCCTATCGCGGGATCCGGCTGCCCCGCGGTGCGCGGGCCAAGGCCGGCCACCCGATCGCGGACCTGATCGCCGGCTGGCACGAGTTCCGCTCGCGCGCGTGGGTGTGGATCGTCGTCGTGCAGTTCGCCTTCGTCAACGCCGCCGGCCTCGGCACGCTGATGGTGATCGGGCCGGTGGTCGCGGACGAAACGTTCGGCCGCTCCGGCTGGGGGCTGGCGCTGGCGATGTCCACGGCCGGCGCACTCGTCGGCGGGCTCATCGCGGCGCGCTGGCAACCGCGCCGGGCGCTGTTCGCCGGCGTGGTGCTGGTGACGGTGGAGGCGTTGCCGGTGCTGTCCCTCGGCTTGTGGCCCGCGCTCATCCCGCTGCTGGTGGCGATGCTGCTGGCGGGCCTGTCGATGGAGCAGTTCAGCGTGGTGTGGGACGTCTCGCTGCAGGAGAACGTGCCGGAGGACCGGCTCGCCCGCGTGTACTCCTACGACATGGTGGGCTCGATCGTCGCGGTGCCGGTCGGCCAGATCGCGGCGGGCCCGCTCGTCGAGCAGTTCGGGCGGGAGCCGGTGCTGCTGACCTGCGGCGCGCTGATCGTGGTGTCGACCCTGCTCGCGCTGTGCAGCCGGCAGATCCGCGGCCTGGTGCGCCGGGATCCGGTCAGCTCGGGCGCACTCGCAGGAAGTTGA
- a CDS encoding MaoC family dehydratase, translating to MTEFTTPIDDRWFEDYPLGAVYEFGEAVVTEEEVLEFARRFDPQSFHTDPVAAENGPFGGLIASGWHTSSLMMRMFADHYLSSVASLGSPGVDELRWPRPVRPGDKLHMRATVTEARLSKSKPDRGLIRTQMEVFDAGGELKLSASAVNFLRVRPS from the coding sequence ATGACGGAGTTCACGACGCCGATCGACGACCGCTGGTTCGAGGACTACCCGCTCGGCGCGGTGTACGAATTCGGCGAGGCCGTGGTGACCGAAGAGGAGGTCCTCGAGTTCGCCCGGCGGTTCGACCCGCAGAGCTTCCACACCGATCCGGTCGCGGCCGAGAACGGGCCCTTCGGCGGCCTGATCGCCAGCGGCTGGCACACCTCGAGCCTGATGATGCGGATGTTCGCGGACCACTACCTGTCTTCGGTCGCGAGCCTCGGCAGCCCCGGCGTCGACGAGCTGCGCTGGCCGCGGCCCGTCCGGCCCGGTGACAAGCTCCACATGCGCGCGACCGTCACGGAGGCCCGGCTGTCGAAGTCGAAGCCCGACCGCGGCCTGATCCGCACCCAGATGGAGGTCTTCGACGCCGGCGGCGAGCTGAAGCTCAGCGCCAGCGCGGTCAACTTCCTGCGAGTGCGCCCGAGCTGA
- a CDS encoding ArsR/SmtB family transcription factor — translation MTAEPDIATVAQAIGEPARAAMLLQLMDGDAHTARGLATVAGIAPSTASAHLRRLCDAGLVRVTESGRQRLHRLAGPDVAQLVEALTALAPPRLPPNLQPDPPTDQLLEARACYGHLGGRLGVTIAARLHEDGVIDELRPGDTGPVHTFDHPLLTTLGITGLATPPPVRACLDWSHSSVHLAGALGTALLTGLLDAGWLRRRPTGRALRITPNGRDRLAQLGFR, via the coding sequence ATGACGGCCGAACCGGACATCGCGACGGTCGCGCAGGCGATCGGCGAACCGGCGCGGGCGGCGATGCTGCTCCAGCTGATGGACGGTGACGCCCACACCGCCCGCGGCCTAGCGACGGTCGCGGGCATCGCCCCGTCCACCGCGAGCGCGCACCTACGCCGACTGTGCGACGCAGGCCTGGTCCGCGTGACGGAGTCCGGCCGGCAACGACTGCACCGGCTCGCCGGCCCGGACGTCGCCCAGCTCGTGGAGGCCCTAACGGCGCTCGCCCCGCCGCGGCTGCCCCCGAACCTGCAACCGGACCCGCCGACGGATCAGCTTCTGGAGGCCCGAGCCTGTTACGGCCACCTCGGCGGCCGACTCGGCGTCACGATCGCGGCGCGCCTGCACGAGGACGGCGTGATCGACGAACTCCGCCCCGGCGACACCGGCCCCGTGCACACCTTCGACCACCCGCTGCTCACGACGCTCGGCATCACCGGCCTCGCGACGCCCCCACCCGTCCGCGCCTGCCTCGACTGGTCACACAGCAGCGTCCACCTCGCGGGCGCGCTGGGAACGGCCCTGCTGACCGGCCTGCTCGACGCGGGCTGGCTGCGCCGCCGCCCCACCGGCCGAGCCCTGCGAATCACCCCGAACGGCCGGGATCGCCTGGCCCAGCTGGGTTTCCGGTAG
- a CDS encoding amidase — MTDRELTASELVAAYATGELSPVEATQNALQAIEERDGEINAYCLVDADRALEQAKAAEIRWRDGNPIGWLDGVPASIKDMFLTQGWPTLRGSTSIPKDQPWDVDSPVMARMREAGLVVLGKTTTPEIAWKGVTDSELTGITRNPVDPTKTAGGSSGGSAAAVAAGMGGLSVGTDGGGSVRIPASFCGIVGMKPTHGRIPLYPASPFGPLAHAGPMARSVDDTALLLDVIATPDPRDPAGLAPPVGTYREAVRRDVRGLIAAFSPTLGFVDVDPEVAAIVAAAVKSLSDAGLQLEETDPGFEDPKAAFDVLWSTGAAKMLDSFGPGTYERVDPGLRRVWDFGKQFSASDYLGATADRAALGILMGEFHTRYDVLITPTIPIPAFEAGHEVPPGSGLGGWPEWTPFTYPFNMTQQPAISVPAGRTAAGLPVGLQIVGPRHSDDLVLAVAKLLEEVRPWARH; from the coding sequence ATGACCGATCGGGAACTGACCGCGAGCGAACTCGTCGCCGCCTACGCCACCGGGGAGCTGTCCCCGGTGGAGGCGACGCAGAACGCGTTGCAGGCCATCGAAGAACGTGATGGTGAGATCAACGCGTACTGCCTCGTGGACGCCGATCGCGCGCTGGAGCAGGCGAAGGCCGCGGAGATCCGGTGGCGCGACGGGAACCCGATCGGCTGGCTCGACGGTGTGCCCGCGTCGATCAAGGACATGTTCCTGACGCAGGGCTGGCCGACGCTGCGCGGGTCCACGAGCATCCCGAAGGACCAGCCCTGGGACGTCGACAGCCCGGTGATGGCGCGGATGCGCGAGGCGGGCCTGGTGGTGCTCGGCAAGACGACCACGCCGGAGATCGCGTGGAAGGGCGTCACCGACAGCGAGCTGACCGGCATCACCCGCAACCCGGTGGACCCGACGAAGACGGCGGGCGGTTCCAGCGGCGGCAGCGCGGCGGCCGTCGCGGCGGGCATGGGCGGGCTTTCCGTCGGCACCGACGGCGGCGGCTCGGTCCGGATCCCCGCGTCGTTCTGCGGCATCGTCGGCATGAAGCCGACGCACGGCCGCATCCCGCTGTACCCGGCGAGCCCGTTCGGCCCGCTCGCGCACGCCGGGCCGATGGCCCGCAGCGTCGACGACACCGCACTGCTGCTCGACGTCATCGCGACGCCCGACCCCCGTGACCCCGCCGGGCTGGCGCCGCCGGTCGGCACCTACCGCGAAGCCGTGCGGCGTGACGTGCGCGGGCTGATCGCCGCGTTCTCGCCGACGCTCGGTTTCGTGGACGTCGACCCGGAGGTGGCGGCCATCGTCGCGGCCGCGGTCAAGTCGCTCAGCGACGCCGGCCTGCAGCTCGAGGAAACCGACCCGGGCTTCGAAGACCCCAAGGCCGCGTTCGACGTGCTGTGGTCCACCGGCGCCGCGAAGATGCTCGACTCTTTCGGGCCGGGCACCTATGAACGTGTCGACCCCGGCCTGCGCCGGGTGTGGGACTTCGGCAAGCAGTTCTCCGCGAGCGACTACCTCGGCGCCACCGCCGACCGCGCCGCGCTCGGCATCCTGATGGGCGAGTTCCACACGCGTTACGACGTGCTGATCACGCCGACCATCCCGATCCCGGCGTTCGAGGCCGGCCACGAGGTGCCGCCGGGCAGCGGGCTGGGCGGCTGGCCGGAATGGACCCCGTTCACCTACCCGTTCAACATGACCCAACAGCCGGCGATCAGCGTGCCGGCCGGCCGGACGGCGGCCGGTCTGCCTGTCGGCCTGCAGATCGTCGGCCCGCGCCATTCGGACGATCTGGTGCTGGCGGTGGCGAAGCTGCTGGAGGAGGTCCGGCCCTGGGCCCGGCACTGA